Proteins encoded in a region of the Phaenicophaeus curvirostris isolate KB17595 chromosome 1, BPBGC_Pcur_1.0, whole genome shotgun sequence genome:
- the GTSE1 gene encoding LOW QUALITY PROTEIN: G2 and S phase-expressed protein 1 (The sequence of the model RefSeq protein was modified relative to this genomic sequence to represent the inferred CDS: inserted 1 base in 1 codon): MPRAGPVSFKRANESARGASRDRXERFQTSRRQRPTPLCARRLRGDAMEEGKEMAARCSSRETEEKTSIQTSNVSDLVLLCDEKFDFDLSLSPASGNEDEVFIGPLGHKEKCIAANIEAKKSAEEKSVSLRDEEWSPLTGEKFVEIIKEAHLLALQIETGSKNEQTKINQSEEQENKIIEKFVEDSKSKLKILRKQNKRNSPRAVKRETYCVWDSPACQLPPCFQKESDKLLSDAKTDALHASSDRSPVRICVSPTKIASSSLTEEQKTKEKITKATGKLPMAKPSSALGKSNSLTTEKPKQGKRTSISTKRDLNSMGSSEDLISEKSSAASDVFESSCGGSSSSEDKKTLPAPSKPGLKKITHLKLPGIASGLARKTTSSLSSVSVMNPSLSSSLPISPTGKNGKSSIPSKVSVSGSRLSSSSNSLALVKPTRMSSLPSANTEKSRKQARSASTPTTFSAASLAKSSASLTSFEAVGSGIQKLSSVHSLQKLCQQNKDGSATKGSLFPKPKARVLSVPASQTKVLGKTGDTPIKSAPKAASSLGLTFCGTLGSAMAVSTPVKDSEDRTSQNSCFRMRSASMTPASLKRSGLPTPIRRISEFPAVTPKTAPRMEFSPHAAPICRSSSFSTKKTLRAGSQQTKEKMQISSEDDISPPPLLPLALNFSPEKATPAVVENELKEAEIQNQLAEEKQTEALLVDIAVDTSLPHTLECESRPLLDLSNTPEVNKITPLKPMFSGQVKLIDLSSPLITLSPDVNQENLDSPLIKF, from the exons ATGCCCCGGGCGGGGCCGGTATCGTTCAAACGAGCCAATGAGAGTGCGCGGGGCGCATCACGTGACC GGGAGCGTTTTCAAACGTCCAGGCGGCAGCGCCCTACGCCGCTTTGTGCTCGGCGGCTTCGCGGAG ACGCtatggaggaaggaaaagaaatggcagCACGTTGCTCAAGTCGTGAGACTGAAGAAAAAACGAGTATTCAAACGAGCAATG TTTCAGACCTTGTTCTTCTGTGTGATGAAAAGTTTGATTTTGACCTTTCACTCTCTCCAGCAAG tgGAAATGAAGATGAAGTTTTTATTGGCCCTTTGggacataaagaaaaatgtattgctGCCAATatagaagcaaaaaaaagtgcTGAAGAAAAAAGTGTGTCTCTTCGTGATGAAGAGTGGAGCCCACTTACAGGAGAGAAATTTGTGGAAATTATCAAAGAAGCTCACTTGTTAGCACTGCAAATAGAGACTGGAAGCAAGAATGAACAGACTAAAATAAACCAATcagaagaacaggaaaacaagatTATAGAAAAATTTGTGGAGGACTCAAAGTCAAAACTAAAAATactgagaaagcaaaataaaaggaatagtCCCAGAGCTGTTAAAAGGGAGACATACTGTGTGTGGGATAGCCCAGCATGTCAGCTGCCACCTTGTTTTCAGAAGGAATCGGATAAACTTTTGTCAGATGCCAAAACAGATGCTCTTCATGCTTCTTCAGACAGAAGCCCTGTTAGAATTTGTGTATCTCCTACAAAAATTGCTAGTTCATCTCtgacagaagaacagaaaactaaggaaaaaattACAAAGGCAACTGGCAAACTGCCAATGGCAAAACCTTCATCTGCTCTTGGAAAAAGCAATTCATTGACAACCGAAAAG CCCAAACAAGGAAAACGTACTAGTATTTCTACAAAAAGAGACCTGAACAGCATGGGGTCATCTGAAGAtctaatttctgaaaaatctaGTGCTGCTTCAGATGTTTTTGAGTCTTCGTGTGGTGGCAGTTCTTCatcagaagataaaaaaacccttcctgCACCTAGTAAG CCTGGCTTAAAGAAGATAACGCACCTAAAACTTCCTGGTATTGCCAGTGGTCTCGCAAGAAAAACTACTTCGTCTTTGTCATCAGTTTCCGTCATGAACCCAAGTCTGAGTTCAAGTTTACCCATTTCtccaacaggaaaaaatg GAAAATCAAGCATCCCTTCAAAGGTTAGTGTGAGTGGCTCTAGGCTTTCATCTAGTTCAAACAGCCTGGCCCTTGTCAAACCTACCAGAATGTCATCTCTGCCATCTGCCAATACTGAGAAATCCAGGAAGCAAGCAAGATCAGCTAGTACTCCCACAACATTTAGTGCTGCAAGCCTGGCTAAATCTTCAGCTTCTCTAACATCCTTTGAGGCTGTAGGCAGTGGAATTCAGAAACTGAGCTCTGTTCACAGTCTGCAGAAGCTATGTCAGCAGAATAAAGATGGAAGCGCAACAAAAGGAAGCCTGTTTCCAAAACCCAAGGCTAGAGTTCTGTCTGTTCCTGCAAGTCAGACTAAGGTTCTAGGGAAGACTGGAG ATACACCAATAAAATCAGCACCAAAAGCAGCATCATCTCTTGGATTAACATTTTGTGGCACACTTGGAAG CGCCATGGCAGTCAGCACTCCTGTAAAAGACTCGGAAGACAGGACCTCTCAGAATTCTTGTTTTCGTATGAGGTCTGCCTCCATGACTCCTGCCAGTCTGAAACGGTCTGGCTTACCTACACCTATTCGTCGTATCTCAGAATTTCCAGCAGTGACTCCTAAAACTGCACCAAGAATGGAATTTTCTCCACATGCTGCACCTATTTGCCGAAGTTCCAGCTTTTCTACCAAAAAGACTCTTAGAGCTGG TTCTCAACAGACAAAAGAGAAGATGCAGATCTCTTCAGAAGATGATATATCTCCTCCACCTTTGCTACCTCTTGCACTTAACTTCTCACCAGAAAAAGCTACTCCAGCAGTAGtagaaaatgaattaaaagaggctgaaatacaaaatcagttggctgaagagaaacaaactgag gcctTACTGGTAGATATTGCAGTAGACACATCACTCCCACACACTTTGGAATGTGAAAGTAGACCTCTGCTTGATCTTTCCAATACTCCTGAAGTGAATAAAATTACTCCTCTAAAGCCTATGTTCTCAGGACAGgtaaag ctaatTGATCTCAGTTCGCCCCTTATCACTCTGAGTCCTGATGTAAACCAAGAAAATCTGGATTCCCCTCTAATCAAGTTTTGA